The genomic DNA CAATCAAATGATTGAGCGACTTATTTCCCTTTCCCTGCGCAACCGGGGCGTGGTGTTGGTGGTGGCGGCGGTGCTGCTAGTGTGGGGTATCTTTTCCATCCGGGCCAGCAAGATTGACGCCATCCCGGACTTGTCCGAAAACCAGGTCATTGTGTTCACGGAGTGGGCCGGGCGGGGGCCGCAGATTATTGAGGACCAGGTGACTTACCCCCTCGTCACCAACCTGCAAGGGCTGGCGCAGGTGCGGTCCGTGCGGGCAGCGTCCATGTTCGGGATGAGCTTCGTGTACGTTATTTTCAACGACAACACCGACATCTACTGGGCGCGCGAGCGGGTGCTGGAGCGGCTCAACTACGCCCAGCGACTCCTACCGCCCGGCCTTACCCCCACCCTCGGCCCCGATGGCACGGGCGTGGGCCACGTGCTCTGGTACGTGCTCAAAGCCCCCAAAATGGATCTGGGCGAGCAGCGTGCCCTGCAAGACTGGTACGTGAAATTTGGCCTGCAAACCGTGCCCGGCGTGAGCGAGGTAGCCAGCTTCGGCGGCTTCCAGCCCGAGTACCAGGTGACGGTGGACCCCACCAAACTGACGTATTATAACGTGAGTTTACCGCAGGTACTAGCGGCGGTGCGCAGCAACAACAACGAGGCCGGCGGGCGCAAATTTGAGCAGGCCGGGGTGGGCTACATCATCAAAACGAGCGGCTATATTCAGGACGTGGCCACTCTGGAAAATGTGCCGGTGCTCACCCGCCCCAACGGCGTGCCGCTGCGCCTGCGCGACCTCGGCACGGTGCAGATGACGGGCGAAGCCCGCCTCGGCATCTTCGACCACAACGGGCAGGGTGAGGCCGTGGGCGGCATCGTGGTGATGCGTTACGGCGAAAACGCCGACGACGTGATAACCCGCGTGAAGGCCAAAATGACCGAAGTCGCCAAGGGCCTACCCCCCGGCGTGTCGTTCGACATCGTGTACGACCGCAGCGGCCTCATCAAGGAATCGGTGGCCAACATCGAGCACACGCTGCTGGAAGAAATGGGCGTGGTGTCGCTGGTGGTGCTGGTGTTCCTCTTCCACTGGCGCAGCGCGCTGAGCATCCTGCTCCAGATTCCGATTAGCATCGCGGCGA from Hymenobacter psoromatis includes the following:
- a CDS encoding metal transporter, which encodes MIERLISLSLRNRGVVLVVAAVLLVWGIFSIRASKIDAIPDLSENQVIVFTEWAGRGPQIIEDQVTYPLVTNLQGLAQVRSVRAASMFGMSFVYVIFNDNTDIYWARERVLERLNYAQRLLPPGLTPTLGPDGTGVGHVLWYVLKAPKMDLGEQRALQDWYVKFGLQTVPGVSEVASFGGFQPEYQVTVDPTKLTYYNVSLPQVLAAVRSNNNEAGGRKFEQAGVGYIIKTSGYIQDVATLENVPVLTRPNGVPLRLRDLGTVQMTGEARLGIFDHNGQGEAVGGIVVMRYGENADDVITRVKAKMTEVAKGLPPGVSFDIVYDRSGLIKESVANIEHTLLEEMGVVSLVVLVFLFHWRSALSILLQIPISIAASFILLNAFDISSNIMSLTGIALAIGVIVDNGIVMAENAYRNLALHQAAEEAAASGAPPGPAALANNSSLQPVHHD